Proteins encoded by one window of Anopheles maculipalpis chromosome 2RL, idAnoMacuDA_375_x, whole genome shotgun sequence:
- the LOC126557151 gene encoding neprilysin-2 isoform X1 → MMVLEELRRARNSIFDPDDVPIGYERFSGKNPSWWRRRTALEKVLTLISVVCGVAVVALIISLLTVVLTDRIQSESSSSSAQPLTGGRRGKALNKHPNTYNAVTEKGTENICLTPGCIHSASKALDQMDRDVEPCDDFYNYACGKFVKETIIPDEKVSVNTFSVIGDRLQQQLRSLVSEEISESEATPFKLAKNLYKLCMNKTRIEEKGIKPLLDILDVLGGWPVLKGDSWDQDSSWSWVKSVKDFRNNGYSTDYFFDFSIGSDLKNSTRRIIDTDQASLGISREYLVKGMENPIVSAYYNYMVDMAVLLGAEEERAKRELLESLNFEIALANISLPNEKRRNATALYNPMTVKEFQQRYSYTNWLEYFNAILKDTGIVIGEEEVIIVSVPTFMEALGPLLQNTPKRVMANYVMWRISGFSSFFLTEKLRKRQLQYSTALSGKQEQEPRWKECVDITSGSLPISVGALYIRKYFREDSKRAALDMVNDIKSVFVDILKKVDWMDEVTRVSALEKVSTMATHIGYPDELMDDAKIAEYYKDLEFQPDSNYLNTILYMNKFGTTKAFKKLRIPVNKTDWITHSRPAIVNAFYSSIENSIQFPAGILQGQFFSYDRPKYMNYGAIGFVIGHEITHGFDDQGRQFDKNGNLVDWWQSDTKKAYLEKARCIIEQYGNYTEPNVKLNLNGINTQGENIADNGGIKEAYYAYRKWAEKNGPEQRLPGLDLSPEQMFWLSAAQTWCSVYRPETMKMRITTGVHSPGQFRVLGPMSNMHEFAKDFNCPVGSPMNPEHKCEVW, encoded by the exons AAATCCTAGCTGGTGGCGTCGCCGAACTGCGCTGGAAAAGGTTCTTACGCTTATCAGCGTCGTGTGCGGAGTAGCCGTAGTGGCGTTAATCATATCGCTGCTCACCGTTGTGCTTACGGACAGAATACAGA GTGAAAGTAGCTCATCGTCAGCCCAACCCCTAACCGGTGGAAGACGTGGCAAAGCACTGAACAAGCATCCGAACACCTACAATGCCGTTACCGAAAAGGGTACGGAAAACATCTGTCTTACGCCTGGATGCATCCATTCGG CCTCGAAAGCGTTGGATCAGATGGATCGTGACGTGGAACCGTGTGATGATTTCTACAACTACGCTTGCGGCAAGTTCGTCAAAGAAACGATCATCCCGGATGAGAAGGTTTCGGTGAACACGTTCTCCGTGATAGGCGATCGGCTGCAGCAACAGCTCCGTTCGCTGGTCAGCGAAGAAATCTCCGAAAGCGAGGCTACACCGTTCAAGCTCGCTAAGAATCTGTACAAGCTGTGTATGAACAAGA CGCGTATCGAGGAGAAGGGCATTAAGCCACTGTTGGATATTCTGGACGTGCTCGGAGGATGGCCCGTACTGAAGGGCGACAGCTGGGATCAGGATTCGTCCTGGTCGTGGGTGAAGTCGGTGAAGGATTTCCGCAACAATGGATACAGTACGGATTACTTCTTCGATTTCTCCATCGGAAGCGATTTGAAGAATTCAACCCGTCGTATCATTGAT ACTGATCAAGCGTCGCTGGGCATTAGCCGCGAGTATCTTGTCAAAGGCATGGAAAATCCGATCGTTTCCGCCTACTACAACTACATGGTCGACATGGCCGTACTGTTGGGTGCGGAAGAGGAACGTGCCAAACGGGAATTGCTTGAGTCGCTCAACTTCGAAATTGCGCTGGCCAACATTTCACTGCCAAACGAGAAACGCCGTAACGCTACCGCACTCTACAATCCTATGACGGTGAAAGAGTTCCAGCAGCGTTATTCCTACACTAACTGGTTGGAATACTTTAACGCCATCCTGAAGGATACGGGCATCGTGATCGGTGAGGAGGAAGTCATTATCGTGAGTGTGCCCACGTTTATGGAAGCGTTAGGACCGCTGCTACAGAACACCCCGAAGCGCGTAATGGCCAACTACGTGATGTGGCGCATCAGTGGATTCTCGTCCTTCTTCCTCACGGAGAAGCTCCGCAAGCGCCAGCTGCAGTACAGTACTGCGCTGAGCGGTAAGCAGGAGCAGGAACCACGGTGGAAGGAGTGTGTCGACATCACGTCTGGCAGTTTACCGATATCGGTCGGTGCACTGTACATCCGGAAGTATTTCCGCGAGGACTCGAAGCGTGCCGCACTCGACATGGTGAATGACATCAAGAGCGTGTTTGTGGATATACTGAAGAAGGTCGACTGGATGGATGAGGTAACGCGTGTGTCTGCGCTCGAGAAGGTTTCGACCATGGCCACCCACATAGGCTATCCGGACGAGCTGATGGACGACGCCAAGATAGCTGAGTACTACAAGGATCTGGAGTTCCAGCCGGACAGCAACTACCTGAACACCATCCTGTACATGAACAAGTTTGGCACGACGAAAGCGTTCAAAAAGCTGCGCATTCCGGTCAACAAAACCGATTGGATCACACACTCGAGACCAGCGATCGTGAACGCTTTCTACTCATCGATCGAGAACAGCATTC AGTTCCCGGCCGGTATTTTGCAGGGTCAGTTCTTCTCTTACGATCGCCCGAAGTACATGAACTATGGTGCGATTGGATTTGTCATCGGTCACGAGATCACGCACGGATTCGACGACCAGGGTAGACAGTTTGACAAGAACGGCAATCTGGTCGACTGGTGGCAATCGGACACCAAGAAAGCCTACCTGGAGAAGGCACGCTGCATTATTGAGCAGTACGGCAACTACACGGAACCGAACGTGAAGCTGAACCTGAACGGTATCAACACGCAGGGCGAAAACATCGCCGACAACGGTGGCATCAAGGAAGCGTATTACGCGTACCGCAAATGGGCCGAAAAGAATGGACCCGAGCAGCGCCTGCCAGGTTTGGACCTTAGTCCGGAGCAGATGTTCTGGCTATCGGCTGCCCAAACCTGGTGCTCGGTGTATCGTCCGGAGACGATGAAAATGCGCATCACCACCGGGGTCCACTCGCCCGGACAGTTCCGCGTGCTTGGACCGATGAGCAATATGCACGAGTTTGCGAAGGACTTCAACTGCCCGGTCGGTTCTCCCATGAACCCGGAGCACAAGTGTGAAGTGTGGTAG
- the LOC126557151 gene encoding neprilysin-2 isoform X2 yields the protein MTSTTMQTVIKNPSWWRRRTALEKVLTLISVVCGVAVVALIISLLTVVLTDRIQSESSSSSAQPLTGGRRGKALNKHPNTYNAVTEKGTENICLTPGCIHSASKALDQMDRDVEPCDDFYNYACGKFVKETIIPDEKVSVNTFSVIGDRLQQQLRSLVSEEISESEATPFKLAKNLYKLCMNKTRIEEKGIKPLLDILDVLGGWPVLKGDSWDQDSSWSWVKSVKDFRNNGYSTDYFFDFSIGSDLKNSTRRIIDTDQASLGISREYLVKGMENPIVSAYYNYMVDMAVLLGAEEERAKRELLESLNFEIALANISLPNEKRRNATALYNPMTVKEFQQRYSYTNWLEYFNAILKDTGIVIGEEEVIIVSVPTFMEALGPLLQNTPKRVMANYVMWRISGFSSFFLTEKLRKRQLQYSTALSGKQEQEPRWKECVDITSGSLPISVGALYIRKYFREDSKRAALDMVNDIKSVFVDILKKVDWMDEVTRVSALEKVSTMATHIGYPDELMDDAKIAEYYKDLEFQPDSNYLNTILYMNKFGTTKAFKKLRIPVNKTDWITHSRPAIVNAFYSSIENSIQFPAGILQGQFFSYDRPKYMNYGAIGFVIGHEITHGFDDQGRQFDKNGNLVDWWQSDTKKAYLEKARCIIEQYGNYTEPNVKLNLNGINTQGENIADNGGIKEAYYAYRKWAEKNGPEQRLPGLDLSPEQMFWLSAAQTWCSVYRPETMKMRITTGVHSPGQFRVLGPMSNMHEFAKDFNCPVGSPMNPEHKCEVW from the exons AAATCCTAGCTGGTGGCGTCGCCGAACTGCGCTGGAAAAGGTTCTTACGCTTATCAGCGTCGTGTGCGGAGTAGCCGTAGTGGCGTTAATCATATCGCTGCTCACCGTTGTGCTTACGGACAGAATACAGA GTGAAAGTAGCTCATCGTCAGCCCAACCCCTAACCGGTGGAAGACGTGGCAAAGCACTGAACAAGCATCCGAACACCTACAATGCCGTTACCGAAAAGGGTACGGAAAACATCTGTCTTACGCCTGGATGCATCCATTCGG CCTCGAAAGCGTTGGATCAGATGGATCGTGACGTGGAACCGTGTGATGATTTCTACAACTACGCTTGCGGCAAGTTCGTCAAAGAAACGATCATCCCGGATGAGAAGGTTTCGGTGAACACGTTCTCCGTGATAGGCGATCGGCTGCAGCAACAGCTCCGTTCGCTGGTCAGCGAAGAAATCTCCGAAAGCGAGGCTACACCGTTCAAGCTCGCTAAGAATCTGTACAAGCTGTGTATGAACAAGA CGCGTATCGAGGAGAAGGGCATTAAGCCACTGTTGGATATTCTGGACGTGCTCGGAGGATGGCCCGTACTGAAGGGCGACAGCTGGGATCAGGATTCGTCCTGGTCGTGGGTGAAGTCGGTGAAGGATTTCCGCAACAATGGATACAGTACGGATTACTTCTTCGATTTCTCCATCGGAAGCGATTTGAAGAATTCAACCCGTCGTATCATTGAT ACTGATCAAGCGTCGCTGGGCATTAGCCGCGAGTATCTTGTCAAAGGCATGGAAAATCCGATCGTTTCCGCCTACTACAACTACATGGTCGACATGGCCGTACTGTTGGGTGCGGAAGAGGAACGTGCCAAACGGGAATTGCTTGAGTCGCTCAACTTCGAAATTGCGCTGGCCAACATTTCACTGCCAAACGAGAAACGCCGTAACGCTACCGCACTCTACAATCCTATGACGGTGAAAGAGTTCCAGCAGCGTTATTCCTACACTAACTGGTTGGAATACTTTAACGCCATCCTGAAGGATACGGGCATCGTGATCGGTGAGGAGGAAGTCATTATCGTGAGTGTGCCCACGTTTATGGAAGCGTTAGGACCGCTGCTACAGAACACCCCGAAGCGCGTAATGGCCAACTACGTGATGTGGCGCATCAGTGGATTCTCGTCCTTCTTCCTCACGGAGAAGCTCCGCAAGCGCCAGCTGCAGTACAGTACTGCGCTGAGCGGTAAGCAGGAGCAGGAACCACGGTGGAAGGAGTGTGTCGACATCACGTCTGGCAGTTTACCGATATCGGTCGGTGCACTGTACATCCGGAAGTATTTCCGCGAGGACTCGAAGCGTGCCGCACTCGACATGGTGAATGACATCAAGAGCGTGTTTGTGGATATACTGAAGAAGGTCGACTGGATGGATGAGGTAACGCGTGTGTCTGCGCTCGAGAAGGTTTCGACCATGGCCACCCACATAGGCTATCCGGACGAGCTGATGGACGACGCCAAGATAGCTGAGTACTACAAGGATCTGGAGTTCCAGCCGGACAGCAACTACCTGAACACCATCCTGTACATGAACAAGTTTGGCACGACGAAAGCGTTCAAAAAGCTGCGCATTCCGGTCAACAAAACCGATTGGATCACACACTCGAGACCAGCGATCGTGAACGCTTTCTACTCATCGATCGAGAACAGCATTC AGTTCCCGGCCGGTATTTTGCAGGGTCAGTTCTTCTCTTACGATCGCCCGAAGTACATGAACTATGGTGCGATTGGATTTGTCATCGGTCACGAGATCACGCACGGATTCGACGACCAGGGTAGACAGTTTGACAAGAACGGCAATCTGGTCGACTGGTGGCAATCGGACACCAAGAAAGCCTACCTGGAGAAGGCACGCTGCATTATTGAGCAGTACGGCAACTACACGGAACCGAACGTGAAGCTGAACCTGAACGGTATCAACACGCAGGGCGAAAACATCGCCGACAACGGTGGCATCAAGGAAGCGTATTACGCGTACCGCAAATGGGCCGAAAAGAATGGACCCGAGCAGCGCCTGCCAGGTTTGGACCTTAGTCCGGAGCAGATGTTCTGGCTATCGGCTGCCCAAACCTGGTGCTCGGTGTATCGTCCGGAGACGATGAAAATGCGCATCACCACCGGGGTCCACTCGCCCGGACAGTTCCGCGTGCTTGGACCGATGAGCAATATGCACGAGTTTGCGAAGGACTTCAACTGCCCGGTCGGTTCTCCCATGAACCCGGAGCACAAGTGTGAAGTGTGGTAG